One genomic region from Candidatus Delongbacteria bacterium encodes:
- a CDS encoding ABC transporter ATP-binding protein, which translates to MVKKKRKTGMLRLLEIAGTKKWWLIGSIILAILSSIAQFIPYVSVYKILEELALNASSPVNVNEAKIWNLGLIALGSFASYGILLFCALMMSHVAAFNILYEMRVLISRKLVKLPLGYFTKKSSGQIKKIMSEDVERIELFVAHHIPDIVSALIFPIMIIGYMFIIDWRPAIVVLVIFIFAISLMSKMSANPKMKPVIEKYLSIMGQMNGSIVEYVRGISVVKVFNKSTNAFKKLNEDIDEFLNFSNKVTKQYSPVYLNFNMILSSLLFFLIPVLVFILIKSESYTSYIPTFLMFLILGGGIFFPVLKLMWIGGMMGQNNVGIDMIDEIIYQDEISDPEIANNPKDSTLEFKNVSFSYEKTEILHDVNFKAKPGKITALVGPSGSGKSTIAMLASRFWDIQKGEILLGGINIKEISIKDLMKHVSFVFQDNFLFFDSIEENIRMGNKEASFDEVVKAARIANCHEFIEKLENGYRTLVGEGGTYLSGGEAQRIAIARAVLKNSPIVLLDEATAYADPENEGKILTSLSHLTKDKTVLIIAHRLSTITCADNILFIDNGKIIEQGRHDDLLKLKGKYYKMWNIYNDSREWAIANTPLQLQEVI; encoded by the coding sequence ATGGTTAAAAAAAAGAGGAAAACCGGTATGTTAAGATTACTTGAAATTGCCGGTACAAAGAAATGGTGGTTGATTGGCTCGATTATTCTGGCTATTTTAAGCTCAATCGCTCAATTTATTCCTTATGTTTCAGTTTACAAGATTTTGGAGGAATTAGCTTTAAATGCTTCTAGTCCAGTTAATGTAAATGAAGCAAAAATTTGGAATTTAGGTCTTATTGCTCTTGGTTCTTTTGCTTCCTATGGAATTTTACTTTTTTGTGCACTAATGATGTCTCATGTTGCAGCTTTCAATATTCTCTATGAAATGAGAGTTTTGATAAGTAGAAAATTGGTCAAATTACCTTTAGGTTATTTTACTAAAAAATCTTCCGGTCAAATTAAGAAAATCATGTCTGAAGATGTTGAACGTATTGAACTTTTTGTTGCTCATCACATACCTGATATAGTTTCTGCATTGATTTTTCCTATAATGATAATTGGCTACATGTTTATTATTGATTGGCGACCTGCAATTGTAGTATTAGTTATTTTTATCTTTGCAATTTCCCTGATGTCAAAAATGTCCGCAAATCCTAAAATGAAGCCAGTAATCGAAAAATATCTCTCTATCATGGGTCAAATGAATGGAAGCATAGTTGAGTATGTAAGAGGAATTTCAGTGGTCAAAGTTTTTAATAAATCAACGAATGCTTTTAAGAAACTCAATGAAGATATTGATGAATTTTTAAATTTTTCGAATAAAGTGACAAAGCAATACAGCCCTGTTTACCTAAATTTCAATATGATTTTGTCATCATTACTATTTTTCTTGATTCCTGTACTCGTCTTTATTTTGATAAAAAGTGAATCTTACACATCATATATACCAACATTTTTAATGTTTCTAATTTTAGGTGGTGGAATATTTTTTCCTGTTCTTAAACTGATGTGGATAGGTGGCATGATGGGACAAAATAATGTGGGTATAGATATGATTGATGAAATAATCTATCAAGATGAAATTAGTGATCCAGAAATCGCTAATAATCCTAAAGATAGTACTTTAGAATTTAAAAATGTATCGTTTTCTTACGAGAAAACAGAAATTTTACATGATGTAAATTTTAAGGCTAAACCAGGAAAGATAACTGCACTAGTTGGTCCATCTGGGTCTGGAAAAAGTACTATTGCAATGCTAGCTTCTCGTTTTTGGGATATACAAAAAGGAGAGATTTTGCTTGGTGGGATTAATATAAAGGAGATCTCAATAAAAGACTTGATGAAACATGTCTCTTTTGTTTTTCAAGATAATTTTCTTTTTTTTGATTCAATCGAAGAAAATATAAGAATGGGTAATAAAGAGGCTTCATTTGATGAGGTTGTGAAAGCTGCAAGAATTGCTAATTGTCATGAATTTATTGAAAAACTTGAAAATGGATATAGAACTCTAGTAGGTGAAGGCGGTACTTATCTTTCTGGCGGTGAAGCTCAAAGGATAGCTATCGCAAGAGCAGTTTTAAAAAATTCTCCAATAGTTTTACTTGATGAAGCTACTGCATATGCTGATCCTGAAAACGAAGGAAAAATATTAACCTCACTATCACACCTTACTAAAGATAAAACTGTATTAATCATTGCTCATCGATTAAGTACAATTACTTGTGCTGATAACATCCTTTTCATAGATAATGGCAAAATTATAGAACAAGGAAGGCATGATGATTTATTAAAATTAAAAGGGAAATACTATAAAATGTGGAATATTTATAATGATTCTAGAGAGTGGGCAATAGCCAATACTCCTTTACAACTACAGGAGGTTATATGA
- a CDS encoding ABC transporter ATP-binding protein, which produces MKVSAILNSATMGKPEKLKPMIYWNIIEYFFRGSPYAVTLFIVWEVFKPLKNSNLELNITNITLALIGMFISLLILRYCAKKSYFASYESGYEICAEGRKDVISHLKKLPMGFYNKKDPGDIGAYIVHDYANIEQMTTHLVPQFFGALSMPILLLITLMFYNWKLALSAAAVIPLSLPMLSLTNYIVAKLGKKHQKTKVDAASRMIEYIQGIKIIKAFNLGGVKFERLEKAFRKLMSDSIKLEAAPGPTIIFASAILNSGLVLIILLGFSFLLSAEITLPHYILFLVFGVHIYQPMIHALTFLAEINYMTLGALRVEDLRNMKPLPNGKVGEIDKFDIKFDDVHFNYNNVEVLNSINLSIPEKSLTAFVGPSGSGKTTLTRLIARFWDANKGDIFVGSVNVKDYADDVLISKIAIVFQDVYLFNDTILNNIKIGREDATIEEVINAAKLARCHEFISNLPEKYYTVVGEGGNSLSGGEKQRISIARAILKDAPIILLDEATASLDPENDYHIQQAINELIKNKTVVMIAHKLNTIKNADKIVVIDKGKIVQKGRHDDLLREDGLYKNLWNEQQRIKDWKF; this is translated from the coding sequence ATGAAGGTATCAGCTATTTTAAACTCTGCAACCATGGGAAAGCCTGAAAAATTGAAACCTATGATATATTGGAATATAATCGAATATTTCTTTAGAGGTTCTCCATATGCTGTTACATTATTCATCGTATGGGAAGTTTTCAAACCTCTAAAAAATAGTAATTTAGAGTTAAATATTACTAATATTACATTGGCGCTAATTGGAATGTTTATCTCATTACTAATTTTAAGGTATTGTGCAAAAAAATCATATTTTGCTTCATACGAATCAGGGTATGAGATCTGTGCTGAAGGTAGAAAAGATGTTATATCTCATCTGAAAAAACTTCCTATGGGATTTTATAATAAAAAAGATCCTGGTGATATCGGAGCATACATCGTTCATGATTATGCAAATATTGAGCAGATGACAACTCATCTTGTACCTCAATTTTTTGGCGCATTGTCTATGCCAATTTTACTTCTTATTACACTTATGTTTTACAATTGGAAACTTGCATTATCTGCTGCGGCTGTAATCCCATTATCTTTACCAATGCTTTCACTCACTAATTATATTGTAGCTAAACTTGGGAAAAAACATCAAAAAACTAAAGTTGATGCAGCTAGTAGAATGATTGAGTATATTCAGGGTATAAAAATTATTAAAGCTTTTAATCTAGGTGGAGTAAAATTTGAGCGGCTTGAAAAAGCTTTTAGAAAACTAATGTCAGACAGTATAAAACTAGAGGCTGCACCAGGTCCAACAATAATATTTGCTTCAGCAATACTAAATTCTGGATTGGTCCTAATAATTCTACTTGGATTCTCATTCCTACTTTCTGCTGAAATTACACTTCCTCACTATATTCTATTCCTTGTTTTTGGAGTACATATTTATCAGCCAATGATTCATGCTCTTACCTTTTTAGCAGAAATAAATTATATGACCCTTGGAGCATTAAGAGTTGAAGACCTTAGAAATATGAAGCCGCTACCGAATGGTAAGGTTGGAGAAATTGACAAATTTGATATAAAGTTTGATGATGTTCATTTCAACTATAATAACGTGGAAGTTCTCAATAGTATTAATTTATCTATTCCAGAAAAAAGTTTAACTGCATTTGTAGGTCCTTCAGGTTCAGGGAAAACAACACTAACAAGACTTATTGCTCGATTTTGGGATGCTAATAAAGGCGATATTTTTGTTGGTTCAGTAAATGTTAAAGATTATGCAGATGATGTTCTGATTTCTAAAATTGCTATCGTTTTTCAAGATGTTTACCTTTTTAATGATACAATATTAAATAATATAAAAATTGGTAGAGAAGATGCTACAATTGAGGAGGTTATTAATGCTGCTAAATTAGCAAGATGTCATGAATTTATTAGCAATCTTCCTGAGAAATACTATACAGTAGTAGGAGAAGGAGGCAATTCATTATCAGGAGGTGAAAAACAGAGGATTTCAATTGCAAGAGCTATTCTCAAAGATGCTCCAATAATTTTACTTGATGAAGCTACTGCCTCCCTTGATCCTGAGAATGATTACCATATTCAACAAGCCATAAATGAACTTATTAAAAATAAAACTGTCGTAATGATAGCTCATAAACTTAATACTATCAAGAATGCTGATAAGATAGTAGTTATTGATAAAGGAAAAATTGTGCAAAAGGGTAGACATGATGATCTATTAAGAGAAGATGGCTTATATAAAAATCTGTGGAATGAGCAACAGAGAATTAAAGACTGGAAGTTTTAA
- a CDS encoding T9SS type A sorting domain-containing protein has product MENIPKTTILSQSYSNPFNHSTVIKYSLAQAIDIKLQIINSIGELVKEEVMSKQNPDIYSSSFNGENLKSGVYYYRLLTNNKSITKRMILVK; this is encoded by the coding sequence ATGGAAAACATACCAAAAACAACTATACTTTCACAAAGTTATTCAAATCCTTTCAATCATTCAACTGTCATTAAATATTCCCTCGCACAAGCAATCGACATAAAACTTCAGATCATCAATTCAATTGGTGAGTTAGTGAAAGAAGAAGTCATGTCAAAGCAAAACCCTGATATTTATTCTTCCAGCTTTAATGGTGAAAATCTGAAAAGCGGAGTCTATTATTATAGATTATTAACTAACAACAAATCTATAACTAAAAGAATGATTCTTGTTAAATAG
- a CDS encoding TetR/AcrR family transcriptional regulator: MRVLKNEVKRKILEVAEEDFLDKGFEATSMREIAQKAEVGLSNIYNYFKNKDEIFMEVLRPLLNAIDKLREDHNKEKFINTNFFNSIELQREATYAYTNLIKKYKKELRILLFKSFGSKLHNFKEEFINKQTRTGVDYLNLMKSKYPEVNIDISPFFIHTMSSWFITIIGEIVSHNLSEEKIERFIEEYISFSTAGWQKIMNVKTE; this comes from the coding sequence ATGCGGGTTCTCAAAAATGAGGTAAAAAGAAAAATACTTGAGGTAGCTGAAGAAGATTTTCTGGATAAGGGTTTTGAGGCAACTTCAATGAGAGAAATAGCACAAAAAGCTGAAGTAGGTTTGAGCAATATTTATAATTATTTTAAAAACAAAGATGAAATTTTCATGGAAGTATTGAGACCTTTGTTAAATGCTATCGACAAACTGAGAGAAGACCATAATAAAGAAAAGTTTATTAACACTAATTTTTTTAATTCAATTGAACTACAAAGAGAAGCAACTTATGCCTATACAAATCTTATAAAAAAGTATAAAAAAGAGCTTAGAATATTATTATTTAAATCTTTTGGTTCCAAACTTCATAATTTTAAAGAAGAATTCATTAATAAACAAACTAGAACAGGTGTTGATTATTTGAATCTCATGAAATCAAAATATCCTGAAGTAAACATTGATATATCACCATTCTTTATACATACAATGAGTTCATGGTTTATCACAATAATTGGAGAGATTGTTTCACATAATCTATCTGAAGAAAAAATTGAGAGATTTATAGAAGAGTACATCAGTTTTTCTACTGCAGGATGGCAGAAAATTATGAATGTGAAGACGGAGTAA